In Brettanomyces bruxellensis chromosome 8, complete sequence, a genomic segment contains:
- the SUI3 gene encoding translation initiation factor eIF-2 beta subunit (BUSCO:EOG09264OQ8), with translation MSTAELGFDPTLKKKKKKKVLDDSSSAPSTDKLDDLFAGAKKKKKSKAKKSATEGEDVDDLTKAFEGIKLKKHHHKKKKKASKLNESADFEKALAAAGVHEEDSRKLYDEKQKETFIPYSSLLDRFYTILNEKNPEMAGGQHHKLKIPPPEVARDGNKKTVFVNVQVIAHVLQRNPEHLIQYLFAELGTSGSIDGEKRLIIKGRFQSKNIESVLRRYIQEYVICKTCKSMNTELKRESANRLHFIVCKACGSTKSVASIKTGYQAHIGANRRKKF, from the coding sequence ATGTCGACAGCAGAATTAGGATTCGATCCTACTcttaaaaagaagaagaagaagaaagttttAGACGATTCTTCAAGTGCGCCATCAACTGATAAATTAGATGATTTATTTGCCGgtgcaaaaaagaagaagaaatcgaAGGCCAAGAAATCCGCAACTGAAGGGGAAGATGTTGACGATCTGACGAAGGCATTCGAGGGCataaagttgaagaagcatcatcacaaaaagaagaagaaagcatcaAAACTAAATGAAAGTGCAGATTTCGAAAAAGCATTGGCTGCAGCAGGTGTTCATGAGGAGGATAGTAGAAAGTTGTATGATGAAAAACAAAAGGAAACGTTTATTCCTTATTCCTCACTTTTGGATAGATTTTACACGATATTGAACGAAAAGAATCCGGAAATGGCTGGCGGACAACATCACAAGTTAAAGATTCCACCACCTGAAGTTGCAAGAGATGGAAATAAGAAGACGGTATTTGTGAATGTCCAAGTGATTGCCCACGTGTTACAAAGAAACCCAGAACATCTCATTCAGTATCTTTTTGCCGAGTTGGGTACCTCTGGTTCTATTGATGGTGAGAAGAGATTAATTATTAAAGGTCGTTTCCAGTCAAAGAATATTGAAAGTGTGTTGAGAAGATATATTCAGGAATATGTGATTTGCAAGACTTGTAAGTCTATGAACACGGAACTCAAGAGAGAGAGTGCCAACAGATTACACTTTATTGTTTGTAAGGCTTGCGGTTCGACTAAATCTGTCGCCTCCATTAAGACCGGTTACCAGGCTCATATTGGTGCCaacagaagaaagaaattctaA
- a CDS encoding uncharacterized protein (BUSCO:EOG09260RNZ): MSSESGISQTYPHKLSNEEIQELKTKLSKFHEDPNHKRSRNTPLAKLFGNITDTLGDYKSANNRIAYIYKRLPQENDAGDLSLFEKRSRVIKYLLDNILAIHRLSHENPNSQYISIPLYDMQVVEQMINIIVVDGVYSCLPDGVGIPLDKRRLKNFKTSMTIDKTDFKDGTRILDNIVSTMIIVFTGKSDLRNLIQVGSGFTDVLTSAIVLYTNLENSEVERKKYNEKIKTLEDASSTYQLFSLYTLLMANSKSRTRYAFLMKQFVLSRLSELIVRRTKNGGNGLEAMIDVIMGLRTSDKVDMTRVQQVVRAIIVSKPKTMDYADYFHNICDQLFDILVHVNRPIMSTIAATVAESIFSKNQKIIVDFLFKRIWNDFDPRLDHTDDRIVLTGGTELNNAFNVTVSLSRKSASYTFLVAFFTPLILPLWGYLKNQKLQKKDYTIVEDTIASVLSLEGGPNFPLLKIILENLIWQHGNKWIYGESENKLTEIKELLEFDQTKSDKNSMKILDMMDSSLQMFNELLSILGDHDSKKTDFVVAFAFKKWLKLDDHYRHILVDDANPFEELMNLKLVQMLVDKYRDNIAMSPDGLIRIVTAVLETPETTGLDASKEKLSKLVDGGDSDDEDAEEEAHQHEETVGIALDILENVIHIISNSGEISEGTIIHLKHLQALVTTKYPEKSSLGKELKSMTSPDKSNMIRKSNMKKENERLLEKAMKSLNDPISSVRVYGLKLIRDVAKSSSEIISMKFAVNIHINQLKDKEPFVYLNAIKGMEALLEMDASQILPLYIDFYTGKRMKNLTLDSQLRIGEVLLRFIQKSANIITDNDLDIIFNSLITLVGRKDKNEIDTDIRLRMSAMSIIGSLCHEIDVSSKVEPYISDIVDLINGILTFERKKDQAVMRRAAIVCINDIIGAKDGLQLVGPYGEKIETNLKYVVEEDNDILVREQAREVLNSIDETFEETFNKSLNLHARRRNDV, translated from the coding sequence ATGTCGTCTGAATCTGGAATTTCACAAACGTATCCGCACAAACTAAGTAATGAGGAAATTCAGGAGCTCAAGACGAAACTTTCAAAGTTTCATGAAGATCCTAATCATAAACGATCAAGAAATACGCCATTGGCCAAACTTTTTGGTAATATAACAGATACTTTGGGTGATTACAAAAGTGCAAATAACAGAATTGCTTATATTTATAAAAGATTGCCTCAGGAGAACGATGCCGGCGATCTGTCATTATTTGAGAAAAGATCTCGTGTCATTAAGTACTTATTGGACAATATATTGGCTATTCATCGGTTATCACACGAGAATCCAAATTCACAGTACATATCTATCCCTCTATATGATATGCAGGTTGTGGAACAgatgataaatataattgttgttgatggTGTTTACTCTTGCTTACCTGACGGGGTAGGAATACCTTTAGATAAAAGGAGATTAAAGAATTTCAAGACTTCAATGACAATAGATAAAACAGACTTTAAAGATGGCACTCGAATTTTGGATAATATAGTTTCCACGATGATTATTGTGTTTACTGGGAAAAGTGACCTGCGCAATCTTATACAGGTTGGTTCTGGATTCACAGATGTGCTAACATCTGCAATAGTATTATACACTAATTTGGAAAATTCCGAGGTTGAGAGGAAGAAATACAATGAGAAAATCAAGACTCTTGAAGATGCATCATCTACTTatcaattattttcattgtaCACACTTCTTATGGCAAACAGCAAGTCTCGAACGCGATATGCATTTCTTATGAAACAATTTGTCCTTTCTAGGCTATCTGAATTAATAGTCAGACGTACGAAAAATGGTGGAAACGGGTTAGAGGCGATGATTGATGTGATAATGGGTCTCAGAACAAGTGATAAGGTAGATATGACTCGTGTTCAACAGGTTGTTAGGGCAATCATTGTTTCAAAGCCCAAAACTATGGACTATGCAGATTATTTCCATAATATATGTGATCAACTTTTTGATATATTGGTCCATGTCAATCGACCGATCATGAGTACTATTGCAGCAACGGTGGCCGAGTCAATATTCTCtaagaatcaaaaaatcattgttgatttcctttttaaacGAATATGGAACGATTTTGATCCTAGGCTAGATCATACAGATGATCGAATAGTTCTAACTGGTGGAACTGAACTTAATAATGCTTTTAATGTCACAGTATCGCTTTCCAGAAAGAGTGCTTCATACACATTTTTGGTTGCATTCTTCACTCCTCTAATATTACCTTTATGGGGCTATTTAAAGAATCAAAAGTTacagaaaaaagattatACAATTGTTGAGGACACCATCGCATCAGTCCTTTCTTTAGAGGGAGGGCCAAACTTTCCactattgaaaataattctTGAGAATTTAATTTGGCAGCATGGAAACAAATGGATATACGGAGAATCTGAAAACAAGCTCACTGAGATAAAGGAGCTTTTAGAATTTGATCAGACGAAATCTGACAAGAATTCAATGAAAATTCTTGATATGATGGATTCCTCCTTGCAGATGTTTAATGAACTTTTGAGTATTCTTGGTGATCATGATTCTAAAAAGACAGATTTTGTGGTGGCATTTgcattcaaaaaatggCTTAAATTAGATGACCACTATAGGCATATACTGGTCGATGATGCTAACCCATTCGAGGAACTTATGAATTTAAAGCTTGTGCAAATGCTGGTTGATAAGTATAGGGATAATATTGCAATGTCTCCAGATGGATTGATCCGGATTGTAACTGCAGTACTAGAAACTCCGGAGACAACTGGGTTAGATGCctcaaaagagaaattgtCGAAATTAGTTGATGGAGGCGATTccgatgatgaagatgctgaagaagaagctcaTCAACATGAAGAAACGGTTGGAATAGCGTTAGATATTTTGGAGAATGTCATCCACATTATATCTAATTCGGGTGAAATTAGCGAGGGTACGATCATTCATTTGAAGCACTTACAAGCACTGGTAACAACTAAATATCCAGAAAAATCCAGTCTTGGAAAAGAACTAAAAAGCATGACGAGTCCGGATAAAAGCAACATGATCAGAAAAAGTAacatgaagaaagaaaatgaacgTTTACTTGAGAAGGCAATGAAAAGCTTAAATGATCCAATTTCATCAGTTCGTGTGTACGGACTGAAACTAATAAGAGATGTGGCAAAGTCATCTAGTGAAATCATATCAATGAAGTTTGCGGTAAACATTCATATTAATCAGTTGAAAGACAAAGAGCCATTCGTTTACTTGAATGCTATCAAAGGTATGGAAGCTTTACTTGAAATGGATGCTTCACAAATTCTTCCACTATATATTGACTTCTACACAGGAAAACGTATGAAAAACCTGACACTGGACAGTCAGCTAAGAATTGGTGAAGTACTTCTTCGCTTCATACAGAAATCGGCTAACATAATAACGGACAACGACcttgatattatttttaattcaCTCATAACCTTAGTTGGcagaaaagataaaaatgagATAGATACGGATATCAGGTTGCGGATGTCTGCCATGTCCATCATTGGGTCATTATGCCATGAAATTGACGTTTCATCAAAGGTCGAACCATATATTTCTGATATAGTTGATTTGATAAATGGTATTTTGACTTTTGAACGGAAGAAAGATCAGGCAGTTATGAGAAGAGCCGCAATTGTGTGTATCAATGACATTATTGGAGCAAAAGATGGTTTACAGCTAGTGGGACCATATGGTGAGAAGATTGAGACAAACTTGAAATATGTTGTcgaagaagataatgatATTTTGGTTAGGGAGCAGGCCAGGGAGGTGCTCAATTCTATAGATGAAACCTTTGAGGAAACGTTTAATAAAAGCCTCAATTTACATGCTCGAAGAAGGAACGATGTTTAA
- a CDS encoding uncharacterized protein (MEROPS:MER0043126~CAZy:CE1), with the protein MIFTTNESIASFGGKMLKLSHESPITVSKMQLNLYLPHQYFDPEHKEPLPVLLFLSGLTSTPDNISEKGYIEPYANKYGLAVLLPDTSPRLEDPKFKDGNGAGFYVDATTDPWSKHFKMYSYILKDLIPSIGKEFSKLNIQRMSICGHSMGGFGAIMIYLRNPNRFKSCSGFAPLTHPKGCFNGKKYFTQYLGPDESKWDQYDPCDLIKTFDGQKTPILIHQGKKDEFYIEKHLLPEEFLASSKGTIMDGLIDLRFVDDYDHSYYFVSTFVPEHFKFHAKHLDLI; encoded by the coding sequence ATGATTTTTACTACAAACGAGTCGATAGCTTCTTTCGGCGGTAAAATGCTTAAACTCTCTCACGAGTCACCAATAACTGTCTCAAAGATGCAGCTTAATCTTTACTTACCTCACCAGTACTTTGATCCAGAACACAAAGAACCACTTCCCGTTCTTTTATTCCTCTCAGGTTTAACATCCACGCCTGATAATATCTCGGAGAAGGGTTATATTGAGCCTTATGCCAATAAGTATGGACTTGCCGTTCTTCTTCCAGATACTTCTCCTAGACTTGAGGATCCAAAATTTAAGGATGGAAATGGTGCTGGATTCTATGTCGATGCAACAACAGATCCTTGGAGTAAGCATTTTAAGATGTACTCGTATATTCttaaagatttaattcCTAGTATTGGAAAAGAATTCTCCAAGTTGAACATACAACGTATGTCCATATGTGGACATTCGATGGGTGGCTTTGGAGCCATTATGATCTACCTTCGTAATCCAAATCGGTTTAAATCCTGTTCTGGATTTGCTCCACTAACCCATCCTAAAGGATGCTTTAACGGAAAGAAGTATTTTACCCAATACCTTGGGCCAGATGAATCTAAATGGGACCAGTATGATCCATGCGATTTGATCAAAACCTTTGATGGTCAAAAGACCCCAattttgattcatcaaggaaaaaaggaCGAGTTCTATATCGAGAAGCATTTACTTCCTGAAGAGTTTTTGGCTTCTTCTAAGGGAACCATAATGGACGGACTCATCGATCTTCGTTTCGTCGATGATTATGATCACTCTTACTACTTTGTGTCGACGTTTGTTCCAGAACATTTCAAGTTTCATGCGAAACATTTAGATTTGATTTAA